From Marinobacter alexandrii, one genomic window encodes:
- a CDS encoding carboxypeptidase-like regulatory domain-containing protein, whose translation MKKPIILILICLGLIFLESCKCEGPGGEEPIVLAKGQVFDYDKNPIESAKIKVNYDSNNGESKVATGVTDANGNFSIELPRSNRYVINISKVGYSFTSTSFQNDKTVFDSIPESVFYLNQATVETIDPTVGGTVTVTNTQSFGSNSSRADWTQSPTGSLPIVLDDSGRVASFRMPDQLKQAWDIQVKNEARLSATRLRLRPNTLVNAQGNAPQGNVSVSVSAIDVFAPNGMPGRNIARTAREQTGPMQSFGALAVEIYDNDQSYNLNSNQDASAEIVMPIPDWQLELAEDFPKSVPIVFYNEETGVWEEDGRAFLNDSLKAYVGQISHFSSINFDIIKTGPSANAAFRFNNTTPAGSNELIFPFQVELTTEDAVSNQLFVRTRTIDLVNGGNDILLVGEFGGGSIKQYGISMNRLPINSPVAVTFFNNAPNPDANALFVLQTNGGSTDITMDPWGTPDSTEFVTNVYSESRFVAPDLFTDINTGTQGDTLVAMCLNGAGTHYRISFAARDLGFDAATPGGGLALTFNDNSGCLTGNIFVTGNPDFNELFKTVTGPPEDPEWMVQVYEVPITSICSDASITSYTVTIAKQSDPGLSLFTYNTDVGSCVFAP comes from the coding sequence ATGAAAAAACCAATTATCCTGATTTTAATTTGTCTAGGGCTGATTTTCCTTGAAAGTTGTAAATGTGAAGGTCCAGGAGGGGAAGAGCCAATTGTTTTAGCAAAAGGTCAAGTTTTTGACTATGATAAAAACCCCATTGAATCAGCTAAAATAAAAGTCAACTATGACTCAAATAATGGGGAGTCTAAAGTAGCGACAGGAGTCACTGATGCAAATGGGAACTTTAGCATTGAATTACCAAGATCAAACCGATACGTCATTAACATCTCCAAAGTGGGATACAGTTTTACCTCAACCTCATTCCAGAATGATAAAACTGTCTTCGATTCCATACCAGAAAGTGTATTCTATTTGAATCAAGCAACGGTTGAAACGATTGACCCTACCGTTGGAGGTACAGTAACCGTTACAAATACCCAAAGCTTCGGTTCCAATTCCAGTCGTGCGGACTGGACTCAAAGTCCGACTGGAAGCTTGCCGATTGTACTGGATGATTCAGGAAGAGTCGCAAGTTTTAGAATGCCTGATCAGCTAAAGCAAGCATGGGACATTCAGGTAAAGAATGAAGCACGTTTATCGGCCACTCGTTTGCGCTTACGCCCTAATACCTTAGTAAATGCACAAGGCAATGCTCCTCAAGGCAATGTTTCCGTATCAGTCAGTGCCATTGACGTATTTGCTCCGAATGGAATGCCTGGCCGAAACATAGCCAGAACAGCAAGAGAGCAAACTGGTCCGATGCAAAGCTTTGGAGCATTGGCGGTCGAGATTTACGATAACGACCAGAGCTATAATCTAAACAGCAATCAGGACGCCTCAGCAGAAATTGTCATGCCTATTCCGGATTGGCAGCTTGAGCTGGCCGAGGATTTTCCTAAATCTGTTCCAATTGTATTTTACAATGAAGAAACGGGTGTTTGGGAAGAAGATGGAAGAGCATTTTTAAATGATTCATTAAAAGCGTACGTGGGCCAAATAAGTCATTTCAGTTCAATAAACTTTGACATAATAAAAACAGGGCCTTCGGCTAATGCAGCCTTCCGGTTTAATAATACCACGCCTGCAGGATCGAATGAACTTATTTTTCCCTTCCAGGTGGAATTGACTACAGAAGATGCCGTTTCTAATCAACTCTTTGTCCGTACAAGAACAATAGACCTAGTAAACGGAGGGAATGATATTCTACTAGTTGGAGAATTTGGTGGTGGAAGCATCAAGCAATATGGAATTTCCATGAACCGACTTCCAATAAACTCTCCTGTTGCTGTTACTTTTTTTAACAATGCGCCTAATCCCGATGCAAATGCATTATTCGTCTTACAAACAAATGGTGGATCAACTGATATCACGATGGATCCCTGGGGAACTCCTGATTCAACCGAATTTGTGACCAATGTATACTCGGAAAGTAGGTTTGTTGCGCCAGACCTTTTTACAGACATTAACACGGGAACACAAGGTGATACATTAGTAGCCATGTGCTTGAATGGTGCCGGTACTCATTACAGGATAAGCTTTGCAGCAAGAGATCTTGGTTTTGATGCAGCTACTCCTGGGGGAGGACTTGCTCTCACTTTCAATGATAACAGCGGTTGTTTGACTGGAAATATTTTTGTGACTGGAAATCCTGATTTCAATGAGCTTTTTAAGACAGTGACAGGACCACCGGAAGATCCGGAATGGATGGTACAAGTGTATGAAGTTCCAATTACTTCTATATGTAGTGACGCCTCAATTACTTCTTATACAGTTACAATAGCTAAACAAAGTGATCCTGGGCTTAGCCTATTCACTTATAATACCGATGTTGGTTCTTGTGTTTTTGCACCATAA
- a CDS encoding PASTA domain-containing protein — MSFRKPTSVKDFFIHLGVLFGGATLLVIIVFYIWLPVTTNHGETITVPDVKGMTVDELAEFLSKRNLRFEPTADSSYSPDFPPLAVLVQVPAPNTKVKENRKIYVTLNAKSPPMVKFPDLINKSLKSVMMTLSSYDLKLGDVKYIPDEFFNVVIEVRLNGRIVLEGEQIEKGSTIDIVAGNGYGNTVFQSPNLIGLDQEEAEFAIIGSGLRVGKIKITDKYQAGFAALDSLGNDMLEYRSISPGTVQQQYPRPERRVKIGDPIDIWIYTPDSLSNTATILDNQ, encoded by the coding sequence ATGTCATTCAGAAAACCAACCAGCGTAAAAGACTTTTTCATTCATTTAGGTGTTCTCTTTGGAGGGGCCACACTACTCGTAATCATCGTGTTTTACATATGGTTACCAGTCACGACCAATCATGGTGAGACGATAACGGTCCCGGATGTAAAAGGAATGACTGTAGATGAGCTAGCAGAGTTTTTATCAAAACGTAATTTAAGGTTTGAACCTACGGCAGATTCGAGCTATTCGCCAGATTTTCCTCCACTTGCTGTACTTGTGCAAGTACCTGCACCCAACACAAAAGTGAAAGAAAATAGAAAAATATACGTTACGCTTAATGCAAAGAGTCCTCCGATGGTCAAGTTTCCTGATTTGATAAACAAATCACTGAAGAGCGTAATGATGACACTAAGTTCCTATGATCTAAAACTCGGAGATGTTAAATACATTCCAGATGAATTCTTCAATGTTGTTATTGAGGTCCGCTTAAATGGCAGAATAGTATTAGAAGGTGAACAGATTGAGAAAGGATCTACAATTGACATAGTTGCAGGTAATGGATATGGAAACACTGTCTTTCAATCTCCAAACCTAATAGGGTTGGATCAGGAGGAAGCAGAGTTTGCCATTATCGGTTCAGGTCTTAGAGTTGGAAAAATCAAAATAACAGACAAATATCAAGCAGGCTTTGCAGCACTAGATTCTTTAGGTAACGACATGTTGGAATACCGCAGTATTTCGCCGGGTACTGTACAGCAACAGTACCCAAGACCTGAGAGAAGAGTGAAAATAGGCGACCCAATAGATATATGGATTTATACCCCTGATTCGTTAAGCAATACAGCTACGATTCTTGACAACCAATGA
- a CDS encoding Mrp/NBP35 family ATP-binding protein: protein MELTKENLLKALSEVIDPDLKKDLVSLGMIQNIHIDGNKAAFDVVLTTPACPLKEVIKKDCEEKIQKHLGDVKLVINMTSNVTTKRDEGPVLPGVKNIIAVSSGKGGVGKSTVASNLAVALARTGADVGLIDADIYGPSIPTMFNCEFEQPGVVQEDGKNKIVPIQQYGVKLISIGFLTNSEDAVVWRGPMASSALKQFISDAKWGDLDYLLIDLPPGTSDIHLTLVQAVPVTGALVVTTPQKVALADAQKGISMFKQAQINVPILGLVENMAWFTPEELPDNKYFIFGEGGGKNLAMKNDIELLGQIPIVQSIRESGDNGYPVAMKDEEISDAFKQLAESVAQQVAIRNASIAETKKVEVTV from the coding sequence ATGGAATTGACGAAAGAAAATCTACTTAAAGCTCTTAGTGAAGTAATAGATCCGGACCTGAAAAAGGACTTGGTTTCTCTGGGAATGATCCAAAACATCCACATCGATGGGAACAAAGCTGCATTTGATGTAGTTCTTACTACACCTGCATGCCCTCTGAAAGAGGTGATCAAAAAGGATTGTGAAGAAAAAATCCAAAAACATCTGGGAGATGTGAAATTGGTGATCAACATGACTTCCAATGTCACTACGAAGAGAGATGAGGGTCCTGTACTGCCTGGCGTTAAAAATATTATTGCCGTTTCTTCAGGTAAAGGTGGTGTCGGGAAATCTACTGTCGCATCTAATCTTGCGGTAGCGCTTGCCAGAACAGGCGCAGATGTGGGATTGATTGATGCGGATATTTATGGTCCTTCGATCCCAACGATGTTCAATTGTGAGTTTGAACAACCTGGAGTTGTTCAAGAGGATGGAAAAAACAAAATTGTTCCAATTCAGCAGTACGGAGTGAAACTCATTTCTATTGGTTTTTTGACAAATAGTGAAGATGCAGTAGTATGGAGAGGCCCTATGGCAAGTTCGGCTTTAAAGCAGTTTATTTCAGACGCCAAATGGGGTGACTTAGATTATTTACTGATTGATTTACCGCCGGGAACCAGTGACATTCACTTAACACTGGTACAAGCTGTTCCTGTAACTGGTGCATTGGTCGTCACTACTCCTCAAAAAGTAGCTTTGGCAGACGCACAAAAAGGTATTTCTATGTTTAAACAAGCTCAAATCAACGTTCCTATCTTAGGTTTAGTAGAGAATATGGCTTGGTTTACCCCTGAGGAACTTCCTGACAATAAATACTTTATCTTTGGTGAAGGGGGAGGAAAAAATCTTGCAATGAAGAATGATATCGAACTCTTAGGACAGATTCCAATTGTGCAATCGATTCGTGAAAGTGGGGATAATGGATATCCAGTGGCAATGAAAGATGAAGAAATATCAGATGCTTTCAAACAATTAGCCGAGAGTGTAGCTCAACAAGTAGCTATAAGAAATGCTTCAATTGCAGAGACTAAAAAAGTAGAAGTGACCGTTTAG
- a CDS encoding choice-of-anchor J domain-containing protein, with translation MQSTSLRQTTQTPNFHSLIDGPMRGGLFIFLALIGSLSFAQERCGSTAPSTGEFENWISSKIANQRFEVNRPQATLYQIPVVVHVFHKGEPVGTGVNLSQERILAQIDSLTADFRRMNADAINTPLEFSAIAADIEIEFVLAKQDPAGLPTDGIVRLRGSRDTYRSNSHRPLLRSESYWPAEHYLNIFVTDLQIFLGYASFPRISLEGISNNEEDFTFDGVLMDYEYFGVNPTAPAFESLGRTLTHEVGHYLGLRHIWGDGNCSVDDFVDDTPLADNDNGDYTSPCTFPNPDDTNVCIDGEPEMFQNYMDYTDDVCMNLFTVGQKARMRTVMDNAPNRLSLTTSPGLVDPTRFTNDLAITHILSPKYSECDASLIPTVRIVNYGTSEVTSYDIQLSINSSPAGSPQSIVTSLPPLSSDTITFSNQLITSTPSSISFEISNVNGTADNDLSNNIFSKELSATSSITLPFQEDFEGTVNVLGLGGGSFPWEVLSAPKTSPSNQAYTFKSHQNTQWFGEETLFKTPIFDLTGISSGDLIFSYAHANSPNSFYDGLMVKASVDCGETFPDIIFTGFGPELATASETDTYFTPSNQLEWIDTLLSITDYKDIDGVQFAFVGINGSGNNIYIDDIGVIETNLFENDIKPISLSGPLITCSEQTKLTLGIRNVGSQTINSFEVNYSVNGSTFTQTYSGLTISSKDFASFSFALENIPEGESPINLEIVNVNNLPDESADGNSIQIQLERDDREDEYPLTVDFESADIWSTVSDGTIPLWNRVEIDGNGMLRANGFNSPELGTKSWFVSPKLNVGGLDSAGLQFTVSYAKRIGFNDRLQVLLSVDCGESYPTTLLDADSDSLALLETSEQWVPTSNIDWEEFQLDLSGSIPFKDDIRIAFVFTSGGGNDLFIDDIQIRGNELPTYEDVGRAYPNPAFGRFNLGLNLPVKEPVTIRLIDVSGRVVIEDFIENGFNQIIEYKTPSKEGLYFLTISGNQFVTTQKLFINR, from the coding sequence ATGCAGTCAACGTCACTTCGCCAGACGACCCAAACGCCAAACTTCCATTCGTTAATTGATGGACCCATGCGAGGTGGGCTATTTATTTTTCTTGCACTTATAGGCTCTCTTTCGTTTGCACAGGAAAGATGTGGATCTACTGCTCCTTCTACAGGTGAATTTGAAAATTGGATCAGTTCGAAAATTGCTAACCAAAGATTCGAGGTAAATAGACCTCAAGCTACTCTCTATCAAATCCCAGTTGTTGTTCATGTATTTCATAAAGGTGAGCCTGTAGGAACAGGAGTCAACCTTTCTCAAGAACGTATCCTGGCTCAAATAGACTCTTTAACAGCAGATTTTAGAAGAATGAATGCTGATGCGATTAACACTCCACTTGAATTTTCAGCAATAGCTGCCGACATTGAAATTGAATTCGTACTAGCAAAGCAGGATCCGGCTGGTCTTCCAACTGACGGGATTGTAAGGTTAAGAGGATCCAGAGATACGTATCGTTCTAATTCTCACAGGCCGCTATTGAGGTCTGAGAGTTACTGGCCGGCAGAGCATTACCTAAACATTTTCGTTACTGATCTGCAAATATTTCTTGGATACGCTTCCTTTCCAAGAATTTCATTGGAGGGGATTAGCAACAACGAAGAAGATTTCACCTTTGATGGAGTCCTCATGGATTATGAATATTTTGGCGTAAATCCTACAGCTCCTGCCTTTGAAAGTTTAGGAAGAACCCTAACACATGAAGTTGGACATTATCTTGGATTAAGACACATATGGGGCGATGGTAACTGTTCAGTAGACGACTTTGTAGATGACACTCCTCTCGCTGATAATGACAATGGAGATTACACCTCTCCTTGTACTTTCCCCAATCCAGACGATACAAACGTATGTATTGACGGTGAGCCTGAAATGTTCCAAAACTACATGGATTACACAGATGATGTTTGCATGAATCTATTTACAGTTGGACAAAAGGCAAGGATGAGAACAGTAATGGATAATGCACCAAATAGGCTGTCTTTAACCACTTCTCCAGGTTTGGTTGATCCAACTCGCTTTACGAATGACTTAGCCATTACTCATATCTTAAGTCCGAAATATTCAGAATGCGATGCAAGCCTGATTCCTACGGTCCGCATAGTAAATTATGGCACCAGTGAAGTGACTAGTTATGATATTCAACTATCCATTAACAGCAGCCCTGCCGGAAGTCCTCAATCTATTGTTACCTCTCTTCCTCCTCTTTCTTCTGATACAATAACGTTTTCAAATCAACTAATTACTTCTACCCCCTCATCAATTTCATTTGAAATTAGTAACGTTAATGGTACTGCAGATAATGATCTTTCAAATAATATTTTTTCAAAAGAACTAAGCGCAACATCTTCCATTACTCTTCCTTTTCAAGAAGATTTTGAAGGTACTGTCAACGTTTTAGGTCTTGGAGGTGGTTCCTTTCCATGGGAAGTATTAAGTGCACCAAAAACCTCTCCTTCGAATCAAGCATATACCTTTAAGTCCCATCAAAACACCCAATGGTTTGGTGAAGAAACTCTTTTCAAAACACCCATATTTGATTTAACAGGAATTTCATCTGGTGATTTAATTTTCAGTTACGCTCACGCAAATTCCCCGAATAGCTTCTACGATGGATTAATGGTGAAAGCAAGTGTTGACTGTGGAGAGACTTTCCCTGACATAATCTTTACTGGTTTTGGTCCAGAATTAGCTACTGCAAGCGAAACAGACACCTATTTCACACCTTCCAATCAACTGGAATGGATAGATACACTACTCAGTATTACGGACTATAAAGATATTGATGGAGTGCAATTCGCTTTTGTGGGAATCAACGGAAGTGGAAATAACATATATATCGATGATATAGGAGTAATAGAAACCAATTTATTTGAAAATGACATTAAACCTATTAGCCTGTCTGGTCCATTAATTACCTGTTCTGAACAAACCAAATTGACTCTTGGAATCAGGAATGTTGGTTCACAAACTATTAATTCTTTTGAAGTGAATTATAGTGTGAATGGTTCTACATTCACACAGACTTATAGTGGATTAACTATTTCTTCAAAAGATTTTGCCTCCTTTTCATTTGCGCTCGAGAATATTCCCGAAGGAGAAAGTCCTATAAACTTAGAAATAGTCAATGTTAACAATTTGCCTGATGAGTCTGCAGATGGAAATTCTATTCAAATACAACTAGAAAGGGACGACAGGGAAGATGAATATCCACTCACAGTTGACTTTGAGAGTGCTGATATCTGGAGTACCGTCTCAGATGGCACTATTCCACTATGGAACAGAGTAGAAATTGATGGAAATGGGATGCTAAGAGCTAATGGATTCAATTCCCCCGAATTGGGCACCAAAAGTTGGTTTGTAAGTCCAAAACTTAACGTTGGAGGGCTAGATAGTGCTGGACTACAATTCACCGTCTCCTATGCTAAAAGAATAGGTTTTAATGATCGCTTACAAGTTCTTCTATCCGTTGATTGTGGCGAATCTTACCCAACCACCCTACTGGATGCTGATTCCGATTCTCTTGCCCTCCTAGAAACTTCCGAGCAATGGGTTCCTACTAGCAATATTGACTGGGAGGAATTTCAACTTGATCTGTCGGGTTCTATTCCATTTAAAGATGATATTCGGATTGCCTTTGTTTTTACTTCAGGTGGAGGCAATGATTTATTTATTGATGACATTCAAATTCGTGGGAATGAACTTCCAACCTATGAAGATGTAGGACGAGCTTACCCAAACCCTGCCTTTGGCAGGTTCAATTTAGGTCTTAATCTACCTGTTAAAGAGCCCGTTACTATTCGTCTAATAGATGTAAGTGGCAGGGTAGTTATTGAAGATTTCATAGAAAATGGGTTCAATCAAATCATTGAATATAAAACTCCATCCAAAGAAGGACTTTACTTTTTAACGATAAGTGGAAATCAATTCGTGACAACACAAAAGCTATTTATTAATCGCTAA
- a CDS encoding T9SS type A sorting domain-containing protein — MNTHHTYTTTRKLLLKRMIFFFGALCLFLQVSYSQSYELRTYTFSNGASKVNSSSYILEPTVGQPISGTVSSANYTLTAGFLPTAIPRQAELTLQSSLNLSPTEIPPGGTTSLSFTLSNSGAVDVFAEISATVYLSANSDLEAGDLQLDQFSIVTNLAAGETFNFPQGSTTKSLEIPTDTEVGNYFVLVDLQTSVPIDEINANNVFSQQLVVSNTTTVDVTAPSVTSVSPSDIFTPSEEIIATITDASEIESATLFYRPISGTDFTPVGLTKNGNNFFVQLEDSWADEIGLEGYIIASDVFGNTIEENPNTHFFLYRETSSTESIPFVGGGFDGKAASYRMFSVPYELDDKSLVSIFDELGGYDQNVWRVFHYSNSQYNELLDGLNNIALGDGYWFNTTVPDFSIEIGSGTTDNVSQSNPFQRNFEQGWNQIGNPYPFAITWADIQSANPDLGLGSLQTYQNGSYQTSTTLNAWEGAFVFCETAGSGNFPIRPNTSGRESGNDDFEWKLNFTLELKDKRQSGVVGMHRSASLGKDGMDEITVPRFISFLEMSTHHPEYFAPKFSSDIVPTSDNHEWLFTLESDETVGTGILSWNLTSNFGSYFLLNHSTLKVIDMSQVSQIAFEWGNGKQFSIYYSKDGDFIPNQSIVGQVYPNPFTDRLMIPLLTNDQDQSIAFQIIDTAGKEIINSYKSFNQSGLHLIEWDGKDVNGHEVSNGVYFFRISLNGQERMVRIIKNKVN, encoded by the coding sequence ATGAACACTCACCATACATACACCACCACACGCAAACTGCTCTTGAAGAGAATGATATTCTTTTTTGGTGCACTGTGTCTCTTTTTACAAGTCAGCTATAGCCAGAGCTATGAATTAAGAACTTACACGTTCTCCAATGGTGCAAGTAAAGTAAATAGCTCTTCATATATTTTGGAGCCAACAGTTGGTCAACCCATAAGCGGCACAGTCTCTTCCGCTAATTACACACTCACAGCAGGGTTTCTTCCAACGGCTATTCCCCGGCAGGCAGAACTTACGCTCCAGTCCAGTTTGAATCTGTCGCCAACTGAAATACCTCCAGGCGGCACTACCAGCTTATCTTTCACTCTCTCTAATAGTGGTGCTGTAGACGTTTTCGCTGAGATCTCAGCTACTGTTTACTTATCAGCTAATTCTGACTTAGAAGCTGGAGACCTTCAGTTAGACCAATTTAGTATCGTTACCAATCTCGCCGCTGGCGAGACATTCAATTTCCCGCAGGGATCTACCACAAAGAGTCTAGAAATTCCTACAGATACAGAAGTAGGAAATTACTTTGTTCTAGTCGATTTACAGACTTCTGTTCCAATTGATGAGATCAATGCCAACAATGTCTTTTCCCAACAGCTCGTTGTTAGTAACACAACCACTGTAGATGTCACTGCACCTTCCGTTACATCTGTATCTCCCTCAGACATATTTACTCCCTCTGAGGAAATCATTGCCACGATCACTGATGCATCAGAGATTGAATCAGCAACCTTATTTTATCGACCTATTTCAGGAACTGATTTTACCCCCGTAGGCTTAACCAAAAATGGTAACAACTTTTTTGTACAGCTTGAGGATAGTTGGGCTGATGAAATAGGATTAGAAGGATACATCATTGCGAGTGATGTATTTGGAAATACCATTGAAGAAAATCCGAACACACATTTTTTCCTATATAGGGAAACTAGTTCAACAGAATCCATTCCTTTCGTTGGGGGAGGATTCGATGGGAAAGCAGCTTCCTATCGAATGTTTTCTGTTCCTTATGAACTGGATGATAAAAGTCTGGTCTCCATTTTTGATGAATTAGGTGGTTATGACCAAAACGTATGGCGCGTTTTTCACTACAGCAATAGTCAATACAACGAGTTGCTGGACGGATTAAATAACATTGCATTAGGGGATGGTTATTGGTTCAATACGACTGTACCAGATTTTTCCATTGAAATAGGTTCCGGAACAACGGACAATGTCAGTCAATCAAATCCTTTTCAAAGGAACTTTGAGCAAGGCTGGAATCAAATCGGCAACCCCTACCCTTTTGCAATTACCTGGGCTGATATTCAAAGTGCAAATCCTGACTTAGGGCTTGGTTCTTTACAAACCTATCAAAATGGAAGCTATCAAACCAGCACCACCCTCAACGCATGGGAGGGTGCTTTTGTGTTCTGCGAGACTGCCGGTTCAGGCAATTTTCCTATCAGACCCAACACCTCAGGTCGTGAAAGTGGAAATGATGATTTTGAATGGAAACTGAATTTTACATTAGAACTGAAAGACAAGCGTCAGTCAGGCGTAGTAGGAATGCATCGATCAGCCAGTCTAGGCAAAGATGGAATGGATGAGATTACTGTACCGCGATTTATATCATTCCTGGAGATGAGCACACATCACCCTGAATACTTTGCTCCTAAATTCTCTTCTGATATAGTGCCAACATCCGATAATCATGAATGGCTTTTTACATTAGAATCAGATGAAACTGTCGGTACCGGCATTTTAAGTTGGAATTTAACCTCCAACTTTGGTTCATACTTCTTGTTGAATCATTCGACCTTAAAGGTTATTGACATGAGTCAGGTTTCTCAAATAGCATTTGAATGGGGAAATGGTAAGCAATTCAGCATCTACTATTCAAAAGATGGAGATTTTATACCAAATCAAAGCATTGTTGGTCAAGTTTATCCTAACCCATTTACCGACCGCTTAATGATTCCTCTTTTAACAAACGACCAAGACCAATCAATTGCTTTCCAGATCATTGACACTGCGGGTAAAGAGATAATTAACTCATATAAATCATTCAATCAAAGTGGTCTTCATCTTATAGAATGGGATGGTAAAGATGTCAATGGTCATGAAGTATCCAATGGAGTATACTTCTTTCGAATAAGTCTAAACGGTCAGGAAAGAATGGTGAGAATTATAAAAAACAAGGTCAACTAA
- a CDS encoding caspase family protein codes for MKNLILVILAFPLIVGAQSFVDKTNAIQVDYTKDVSATTLPVISWETPRIESSFSTEKSIMLRARVKSSVELEEVKLRITFGGKTVEKNIEIPPLQNSFNFEQKLNLREGSNIVEILAKNKKGGIVTSERSILHGEDDIISSIDANRKDYALVIATDEYDYWGDLNNPINDAKTIGSILEEKYGFEVDMMINPSVEELNDKVYDYNSKVYNPQDQLMIFVAGHGYFDETLEEGYVVASNSLKNDKGKTTYLSHNLLRVRLDNIKCEHILLVMDVCFGGTIDPRMARLRGNALEREDAQYLVKKLTKRTRKFLTSGSKEYVPDGTPGKHSPFAEKFILALREIGGGEGRILSTTELIPYFMRLPTEPRFGSFGTDEPNSDFVFVAK; via the coding sequence ATGAAAAATTTAATTTTAGTCATTCTAGCATTTCCATTGATCGTTGGAGCTCAAAGCTTCGTTGATAAAACGAATGCAATTCAAGTAGACTACACCAAAGATGTATCAGCTACTACTCTACCAGTTATCTCCTGGGAAACGCCAAGAATAGAGTCGTCCTTTAGCACAGAAAAATCAATTATGCTAAGAGCACGCGTAAAATCCAGTGTAGAGCTGGAAGAGGTGAAATTAAGAATCACATTTGGAGGTAAAACGGTAGAAAAAAACATTGAGATCCCTCCTCTTCAAAACAGTTTCAATTTTGAACAAAAGCTCAATTTGCGGGAAGGATCCAACATAGTAGAGATTCTTGCGAAGAATAAAAAAGGAGGAATTGTAACCAGTGAACGAAGTATTCTTCATGGAGAAGATGACATCATCTCAAGCATAGACGCTAATAGAAAAGACTATGCATTAGTTATCGCTACAGATGAATATGATTATTGGGGAGACTTAAACAATCCTATAAACGACGCAAAAACAATTGGATCCATTCTTGAAGAAAAATATGGATTTGAAGTGGATATGATGATCAATCCATCTGTGGAAGAATTGAATGATAAGGTCTATGATTATAATTCTAAAGTATACAACCCGCAAGATCAGTTGATGATTTTTGTGGCTGGACATGGATACTTTGATGAGACTTTAGAAGAAGGATACGTTGTTGCGAGCAATTCGCTAAAAAATGATAAGGGGAAAACTACTTACCTGTCTCACAACTTACTAAGGGTTCGTTTAGACAATATCAAATGTGAGCACATCCTCCTGGTTATGGATGTATGCTTTGGTGGTACAATTGATCCGAGGATGGCAAGGCTAAGGGGTAATGCTCTAGAGCGTGAAGATGCTCAATATCTGGTAAAAAAGCTTACGAAGCGTACCCGAAAGTTTCTTACAAGTGGAAGTAAAGAATATGTTCCGGATGGGACTCCCGGAAAACATTCTCCGTTTGCAGAAAAATTTATTCTTGCATTAAGGGAAATTGGTGGCGGTGAAGGAAGAATCCTGTCTACTACAGAATTGATCCCGTACTTTATGAGACTACCTACAGAACCAAGATTTGGAAGTTTCGGTACCGATGAACCCAACAGTGACTTTGTATTTGTTGCGAAATAA
- a CDS encoding NifU family protein: MSELVERVEKALNTIRPYLEADGGDVKVLEVDKEMNVVLELMGNCGSCPMSTMTLKAGVEEAIKREVPEIKSVHAVNVTSPDDPNAKLPFVN; encoded by the coding sequence ATGTCAGAATTAGTAGAGAGAGTAGAAAAAGCACTTAACACAATCAGGCCCTACCTGGAAGCTGATGGTGGAGATGTGAAAGTTTTGGAAGTAGACAAAGAGATGAACGTTGTGCTGGAACTTATGGGAAACTGTGGTTCTTGTCCCATGTCTACTATGACACTTAAAGCAGGTGTTGAAGAAGCTATTAAAAGAGAAGTTCCAGAAATAAAAAGTGTGCATGCAGTCAACGTCACTTCGCCAGACGACCCAAACGCCAAACTTCCATTCGTTAATTGA